One genomic region from Jiangella sp. DSM 45060 encodes:
- a CDS encoding histidine kinase encodes MPDTLRRTRAWVATAIAVAAWALAVLSTVLLVLARPPLDANLWFFVVDVTVAGVYGTVAAITLRRRLHPVPILLAVAAVGGGLAGFGYAFAWWSERPGGPDPIAAIADLQGIAWVPGTMALFLVVPWLVRDHPLGLAWAGVVAGAVVAAALSVVNVVAPDWPATELFAASVVLGLVTAAETEWRHRRGPEDERNGLGWLALGTAILAVSFVPLLFDWDIPYWSTPVLHLLSQAVFPAAVLVAVLRNQLWGLGLAVRRTVLAGLLTSGLLALYLVVALLVGRVVPGQGVAQLVAAGSVAVAVQPLRMWLATRVHRLVHGPAADPAQVVRLGSHLGDAGSVEDLLRGLAEDIGRSMRLESVRIEVDGDTAIGWGRPTTAVETVTLVHRGEEVGRLELTVPPGEALDGRAQSTLRDLAAVVATAVAVARAAASVDQLRDRVATARLEERRVIRREIHDGLGPSLAGLRLGLQGARNLLDTDVAAGKRLLGALQAELDQRVDAVRTLSHHLLPPVLDELGLAPALEELVTRYAEDGIDLSVCTQQVETLSATQAAAAYGIVSEALANVSRHANARRAWVEACPHDGGIRLTIADDGAGVAPDAVPGVGSRSMRERAAEQSGYVEVGARDGGGTVVLAWFPSKEVAS; translated from the coding sequence ATGCCCGACACGTTGCGCAGGACCCGAGCCTGGGTGGCCACGGCGATCGCCGTGGCCGCCTGGGCGCTGGCCGTTCTGTCCACCGTCCTGCTGGTCCTCGCCCGGCCGCCGCTGGACGCGAACCTCTGGTTCTTCGTCGTCGACGTCACGGTGGCCGGCGTCTACGGGACCGTCGCCGCGATCACGTTGCGGCGGCGGCTGCATCCGGTGCCGATCCTGCTGGCGGTCGCGGCGGTCGGTGGCGGCCTGGCGGGGTTCGGCTACGCCTTCGCCTGGTGGTCGGAACGGCCAGGCGGCCCGGATCCGATCGCCGCCATCGCCGATCTGCAGGGCATCGCCTGGGTCCCGGGCACCATGGCGCTCTTCCTCGTCGTGCCCTGGCTGGTCCGCGACCACCCGCTCGGCCTCGCCTGGGCCGGCGTCGTCGCGGGCGCCGTGGTCGCGGCCGCGCTGAGCGTCGTGAACGTCGTCGCGCCGGACTGGCCGGCCACCGAGCTGTTCGCGGCCTCCGTCGTGCTCGGGCTGGTCACGGCCGCGGAGACGGAGTGGCGGCACCGGCGCGGGCCGGAGGACGAGCGCAACGGCCTGGGCTGGCTGGCGCTGGGCACGGCGATCCTGGCGGTGTCGTTCGTGCCGCTGCTCTTCGACTGGGACATCCCGTACTGGTCGACGCCGGTGCTGCACCTGCTCTCGCAGGCGGTGTTCCCGGCCGCGGTGCTGGTGGCCGTGCTGCGCAACCAGCTGTGGGGGCTGGGCCTGGCCGTGCGCCGCACCGTGCTGGCGGGCCTGCTCACCAGCGGGCTGCTCGCCCTGTACCTCGTCGTCGCGCTGCTGGTCGGCCGCGTCGTGCCGGGGCAAGGGGTGGCCCAGCTGGTCGCGGCCGGGTCGGTGGCCGTCGCGGTGCAGCCGTTGCGGATGTGGCTGGCCACCCGCGTGCACCGGCTGGTGCACGGTCCGGCCGCCGACCCGGCTCAGGTGGTCCGGCTCGGCTCCCACCTCGGCGACGCGGGCTCGGTCGAGGACCTGCTCCGGGGGCTGGCCGAGGACATCGGCCGGTCGATGCGGCTGGAGTCGGTCCGGATCGAGGTCGACGGCGACACCGCGATCGGCTGGGGCCGGCCGACGACCGCCGTCGAGACCGTCACGCTGGTCCATCGCGGCGAGGAGGTCGGCCGGCTGGAGCTGACCGTCCCGCCGGGCGAGGCGCTGGACGGCCGCGCGCAGTCGACGTTGCGCGACCTCGCGGCGGTCGTGGCGACCGCCGTCGCCGTCGCCCGGGCCGCCGCCTCGGTCGACCAGCTGCGCGACCGCGTGGCCACGGCGCGGCTGGAGGAGCGCCGCGTCATCCGGCGCGAGATCCACGACGGCCTGGGCCCGTCGCTGGCCGGCCTGCGGCTCGGGCTCCAGGGTGCGCGCAACCTGCTCGACACCGACGTCGCGGCCGGGAAACGGCTGCTCGGCGCGCTGCAGGCCGAGCTGGACCAGCGGGTCGACGCGGTGCGGACGCTCTCGCACCACCTGCTGCCTCCGGTGCTCGACGAGCTCGGCCTCGCCCCGGCGCTGGAGGAGCTCGTGACGAGGTACGCCGAGGATGGGATCGACCTGTCGGTGTGCACGCAGCAGGTGGAGACGCTGTCGGCCACGCAGGCGGCCGCCGCGTACGGCATCGTCAGCGAGGCGCTGGCCAACGTCAGCCGGCACGCCAACGCGCGTCGCGCCTGGGTGGAGGCGTGCCCGCACGACGGCGGCATCAGGCTGACCATCGCCGACGACGGCGCCGGGGTGGCGCCGGACGCGGTGCCCGGCGTGGGCAGCCGGTCGATGCGCGAGCGGGCCGCCGAGCAAAGCGGCTACGTCGAGGTCGGCGCCCGCGACGGCGGCGGCACGGTGGTGCTGGCGTGGTTCCCGAGCAAGGAGGTGGCCTCATGA
- a CDS encoding response regulator transcription factor, translating to MIRVAVVDDHPVFRLGMVALLDSLDGIEVVAQAASAQEAHEAVGESVDVVLMDLHLGDDSGVEVTRDLVRRLPRLRVLVITMREDDESVVASVRAGASGYLLKGASPDEVERGVRAVANGEMILGPKVAARAMATLTAGRTAVRLPFPELSDREREVLDLVARGFDNTQISRRLVLSPKTVRNHVSNVLTKLALPDRAAAIIRARDEGLGRDPGDTP from the coding sequence ATGATCAGGGTCGCGGTCGTCGACGACCATCCGGTGTTCCGGCTCGGCATGGTCGCCCTGCTCGACAGCCTCGACGGCATCGAGGTGGTGGCGCAGGCGGCGTCGGCGCAGGAGGCGCACGAGGCCGTCGGCGAGTCGGTGGACGTGGTGCTGATGGACCTGCACCTCGGCGACGACTCCGGCGTGGAGGTGACCCGCGACCTGGTGCGGCGGCTGCCGCGGCTGCGGGTGCTCGTCATCACGATGCGCGAGGACGACGAGTCGGTGGTCGCGTCGGTGCGGGCCGGAGCCAGCGGCTACCTGCTCAAGGGCGCGTCGCCCGACGAGGTGGAGCGCGGCGTGCGGGCGGTCGCGAACGGGGAGATGATCCTCGGCCCGAAGGTGGCCGCGCGGGCCATGGCGACGCTGACCGCCGGGCGGACCGCGGTGCGGCTGCCGTTCCCGGAGCTGTCGGACCGGGAACGCGAGGTGCTCGATCTGGTGGCCCGGGGGTTCGACAACACGCAGATCTCCCGGCGGCTGGTGCTGAGCCCCAAGACGGTGCGCAACCACGTGTCGAACGTGCTGACCAAGCTCGCCCTCCCGGACCGCGCCGCCGCGATCATCAGGGCGCGCGACGAGGGCCTGGGCCGAGACCCGGGAGACACACCCTAG
- a CDS encoding C2 family cysteine protease — translation MAERPLRAAVQALTTLRAEVGAEFDAVRAAVVGRAEGVARAAGIAGVRPAGEPATELARPLAAVVDDAAGAVRHTLDAEVAALLALLHHAPSAAAAGEPSATPGRSPEPPLTGGVRYAAHPLTLPAAVGAGFARQGAISDCHLVAALCTVAGRAPWLLPAVTAAGDAVLVDVPGRRYRLRPTLPVDDTGGGLAYARSPDGSTLVPYVEKAFAVYGGGYPALARGGLPAEALHWLTGRPSYLLRVPKAGDDIVAALVESAQPAVACSRPFGHGDDAGAAAALRYRLAPVAHAYAVLGLDADRRVLLHNPWGLRHPRPVPLDVFCRLFTRIDWCEADDDG, via the coding sequence GTGGCTGAGCGGCCCCTCCGTGCGGCCGTCCAGGCCCTGACGACGCTCCGCGCCGAGGTGGGCGCGGAGTTCGACGCCGTGCGCGCGGCTGTGGTCGGGCGGGCGGAGGGTGTGGCGCGGGCCGCGGGCATCGCCGGCGTCCGCCCGGCCGGGGAGCCGGCGACGGAGCTGGCCCGCCCGCTGGCCGCCGTCGTCGACGACGCCGCCGGAGCCGTCCGCCACACCCTCGACGCCGAGGTGGCGGCGCTGCTCGCGCTGCTGCACCACGCCCCGTCCGCCGCGGCGGCGGGCGAGCCGTCCGCCACGCCCGGCCGGTCGCCGGAACCCCCGCTCACCGGCGGCGTCCGGTACGCCGCCCACCCGCTCACCCTCCCCGCCGCCGTCGGCGCCGGGTTCGCCCGCCAGGGCGCCATCAGCGACTGCCACCTCGTCGCCGCCCTGTGCACGGTGGCCGGGCGGGCGCCGTGGCTGCTGCCGGCCGTCACCGCGGCCGGCGACGCCGTGCTGGTCGACGTGCCGGGGCGGCGTTACCGGCTGCGTCCCACGCTGCCGGTCGACGACACCGGCGGCGGGCTCGCCTACGCCCGCTCCCCCGACGGCTCCACGCTGGTGCCGTACGTCGAGAAGGCGTTCGCCGTCTACGGCGGCGGCTACCCCGCGCTGGCCCGCGGCGGCCTGCCCGCCGAGGCGCTGCACTGGCTCACCGGCCGGCCCAGCTACCTGCTGCGGGTGCCGAAGGCCGGCGACGACATCGTGGCGGCGCTGGTCGAGTCCGCTCAGCCGGCGGTCGCCTGCAGCCGCCCGTTCGGCCACGGCGACGACGCCGGCGCGGCGGCCGCCCTGCGCTACCGCCTCGCGCCGGTCGCACACGCCTACGCCGTCCTGGGCCTCGACGCCGACCGCCGCGTCCTGCTGCACAACCCGTGGGGGCTGCGGCATCCGCGGCCGGTGCCGCTCGACGTCTTCTGCCGGCTGTTCACCCGCATCGACTGGTGTGAGGCCGATGACGACGGCTGA
- a CDS encoding DUF3039 domain-containing protein, translating to MSTQLTPGSDTIEDRRTQPTSGDGDHERFSHYVPKDKLTEAMINGTPVIALCGKVWVPSRDPQKYPVCPQCKEIWESMKPGGGDKS from the coding sequence GTGAGCACCCAGTTGACCCCCGGCAGCGACACCATCGAGGACCGCCGTACCCAGCCCACCAGCGGCGACGGCGACCACGAGCGGTTCTCGCACTACGTGCCCAAGGACAAGCTCACCGAGGCCATGATCAACGGCACTCCCGTCATCGCCCTCTGCGGCAAGGTGTGGGTGCCCAGCCGCGACCCCCAGAAGTACCCGGTCTGCCCGCAGTGCAAGGAGATCTGGGAGTCCATGAAGCCCGGCGGCGGCGACAAATCCTGA
- a CDS encoding MFS transporter: MTERSGDEVAQGILGPAYRRLSVGIVSTVVFIAFESMAVATAMPTAVPELDGMALYAFAFSAFFTTSLFGMVVSGELSDRTGPRLPLILGTSAFTVGLLLSGSAQSMWPFLAGRATQGLGGGLVIVALYVVVGRAYPERLRPKIFAGMAAAWVVPSIVGPLVAGLLTDEVSWRWVFLGIAPLVLIPVFLALPSAKAVDGPPPGGAARRAGKKRFALAAAVGVGLLQYAGSRADLVALAFAAAGLVLLVPSVPKLLPPGTIWLRRGLPTVVALRGIYAGAFFGTETFLPLLLVSERGMSSTLAGLSLTGGALGWATGSWYQGRTRTVAPRYLLVRAGGMFVALAISSVSLALIEAVPPFVVMIGWAVGAFGMGIATASMSVLLFQLSPVADHGANSAALQVSDALFTATFVGLAGTIFGSAHAESIAQTTVDNWVYLVIIGVMAALALFGAWAAGRVRTASEAAPTGLTADPPQPAGPAAEPAG; this comes from the coding sequence GTGACAGAGCGGTCGGGTGACGAGGTGGCGCAGGGCATCCTCGGCCCGGCGTATCGGCGGCTGTCGGTCGGCATCGTGTCGACGGTCGTGTTCATCGCGTTCGAGTCGATGGCGGTCGCCACGGCCATGCCCACGGCGGTGCCCGAGCTCGACGGCATGGCGCTCTACGCGTTCGCGTTCTCGGCGTTCTTCACGACCAGCCTGTTCGGCATGGTCGTGTCCGGCGAGCTGAGCGACCGCACGGGGCCGCGGCTGCCGCTGATCCTGGGGACGTCCGCGTTCACGGTGGGGCTGCTGCTGTCCGGGTCGGCGCAGTCGATGTGGCCGTTCCTGGCCGGACGGGCGACGCAGGGGCTGGGCGGCGGGCTGGTCATCGTCGCGTTGTACGTGGTGGTCGGGCGGGCGTACCCGGAGCGGCTGCGGCCGAAGATCTTCGCCGGCATGGCCGCCGCGTGGGTCGTCCCGTCCATCGTCGGGCCGCTGGTGGCGGGGCTGCTGACGGACGAGGTGTCGTGGCGGTGGGTGTTCCTGGGCATCGCGCCGCTGGTGCTGATCCCGGTGTTCCTGGCGCTGCCGTCGGCGAAGGCGGTCGACGGGCCGCCGCCGGGCGGTGCGGCGCGGCGGGCGGGGAAGAAGCGGTTCGCGCTGGCGGCGGCGGTCGGGGTCGGCCTGCTGCAGTACGCGGGCTCGCGCGCGGACCTCGTCGCGCTGGCGTTCGCCGCCGCCGGACTGGTGCTGCTGGTGCCGAGCGTGCCGAAGCTGCTGCCGCCGGGCACCATCTGGCTGCGCAGGGGTCTGCCCACGGTGGTCGCCCTGCGCGGCATCTACGCGGGCGCGTTCTTCGGCACCGAGACGTTCCTGCCGCTGCTGCTGGTCTCCGAGCGGGGCATGTCGTCGACGCTGGCCGGGCTGTCGCTGACGGGCGGCGCGCTGGGCTGGGCGACCGGCTCGTGGTACCAGGGCCGCACGCGCACCGTCGCGCCGCGCTACCTGCTGGTGCGGGCCGGCGGGATGTTCGTCGCGCTGGCCATCAGCAGTGTGTCACTGGCGCTGATCGAGGCGGTCCCGCCGTTCGTCGTCATGATCGGCTGGGCGGTCGGCGCGTTCGGCATGGGCATCGCGACGGCCAGCATGAGCGTGCTGCTGTTCCAGCTGTCGCCGGTCGCGGACCACGGGGCGAACTCGGCGGCGCTGCAGGTCAGCGACGCCCTGTTCACAGCGACGTTCGTCGGGCTGGCGGGCACGATCTTCGGCTCGGCGCACGCCGAGTCGATCGCCCAGACCACCGTCGACAACTGGGTGTACCTGGTGATCATCGGGGTCATGGCCGCGCTGGCGCTGTTCGGCGCGTGGGCCGCCGGCCGCGTGCGCACGGCGTCCGAGGCGGCGCCGACCGGCCTGACGGCCGACCCGCCCCAGCCGGCCGGGCCCGCCGCGGAGCCGGCCGGGTGA
- a CDS encoding DEAD/DEAH box helicase has translation MSTSAAEHLPPAYPDRAPWGTAGRLRAWQAAALEDYLTREPRDYLAVATPGAGKTTFALRIAAELLARKVIHQLTIVAPTEHLKRQWAEAADKVGITVDPAFSGRTARTSRDFTGVAVTYAGVAAHPMLHRARCENRRTLVILDEVHHAGDSMSWGEATREAFDPAARRLALTGTPFRSDINPIPFVTYAPDVQGIPRSVADHSYGYAEALKDGVVRPVLFLAYSGEMRWRTRAGDEVAARLGDPLTKDITAQAWRTALDPHGDWIPSVLQAADTRLTEVRRHVPDAGGLVIATDQESARAYAALLKRVCGESPTVVLSDEPKASKKIADFSDGDSRWMVAVRMVSEGVDVPRLAVGVYATATQTPLFFAQAIGRFVRVRKRGETASIFLPTVPTLLSYAGEMEVSRDHVLGKPPGADDDPMAAEEALMEAAQREDPADGEELMPFEALGSDASFDRVLYDGGEFGTQARAGSAEEADYLGIPGLLEPDQVAVLLRRRQAEQQAAREAAPAGSDDPQSDGGRDPAVFEQISMLRRELNGLVGAWHHRTGKPHGVIHTELRKSCGGPPAALATAAEIQERIDTIRAWAIARG, from the coding sequence GTGAGCACTTCGGCCGCTGAGCACCTGCCTCCTGCCTATCCCGATCGTGCCCCGTGGGGAACCGCGGGGCGCCTGCGCGCTTGGCAGGCGGCGGCGCTCGAGGACTACCTCACCCGCGAGCCGCGCGACTACCTCGCCGTCGCCACACCCGGCGCCGGCAAGACGACGTTCGCGCTGCGTATCGCCGCGGAGCTGCTGGCCCGCAAGGTCATCCACCAGCTCACCATCGTCGCGCCGACGGAGCACCTGAAGCGGCAATGGGCCGAGGCCGCCGACAAGGTCGGCATCACCGTCGACCCCGCCTTCAGCGGCCGCACGGCCCGCACCAGCCGCGACTTCACCGGCGTCGCCGTCACCTACGCCGGCGTGGCCGCGCACCCCATGCTGCACCGCGCGCGCTGCGAGAACCGCCGCACGCTGGTCATCCTCGACGAAGTGCACCACGCCGGCGACTCCATGTCGTGGGGCGAGGCCACCCGCGAGGCGTTCGACCCCGCCGCCCGCCGGCTGGCGCTCACGGGCACGCCGTTCCGCTCCGACATCAACCCCATCCCGTTCGTCACCTACGCGCCCGACGTCCAGGGCATCCCGCGCAGCGTCGCCGACCACTCCTACGGCTACGCCGAGGCGCTCAAGGACGGCGTCGTGCGGCCGGTGCTGTTCCTCGCCTACTCCGGCGAGATGCGCTGGCGCACGCGGGCCGGCGACGAAGTGGCGGCGCGGCTGGGCGACCCCCTCACCAAGGACATCACCGCGCAGGCCTGGCGCACGGCGCTCGACCCGCACGGCGACTGGATCCCGTCCGTCCTGCAGGCGGCCGACACCCGGCTGACCGAGGTGCGCCGCCACGTGCCCGACGCCGGCGGGCTGGTCATCGCCACCGACCAGGAGTCGGCCCGGGCCTACGCGGCGCTGCTCAAGCGGGTCTGCGGCGAGTCGCCCACGGTCGTGCTGTCCGACGAGCCGAAGGCGTCGAAGAAGATCGCCGACTTCAGCGACGGCGACAGCCGCTGGATGGTCGCCGTCCGCATGGTCTCCGAGGGCGTCGACGTCCCCCGGCTGGCGGTCGGCGTCTACGCCACGGCCACCCAGACGCCGCTGTTCTTCGCCCAGGCGATCGGCCGTTTCGTCCGGGTGCGCAAGCGCGGCGAGACCGCGTCGATCTTCCTGCCGACGGTGCCCACGCTGCTGTCGTACGCGGGCGAGATGGAGGTCTCGCGCGACCACGTCCTCGGCAAGCCGCCGGGCGCCGACGACGACCCGATGGCGGCCGAAGAGGCGCTCATGGAGGCCGCCCAGCGCGAAGACCCTGCCGACGGCGAGGAGCTCATGCCGTTCGAGGCGCTCGGCTCCGACGCCTCGTTCGACCGCGTCCTGTACGACGGCGGCGAGTTCGGCACCCAGGCCCGCGCCGGCTCGGCCGAGGAGGCCGACTACCTCGGCATCCCGGGCCTGCTCGAGCCCGACCAGGTGGCCGTGCTGCTGCGCCGGCGCCAGGCCGAGCAACAGGCCGCCCGCGAGGCGGCGCCCGCCGGCTCCGACGACCCCCAGAGCGACGGCGGCCGCGACCCCGCGGTGTTCGAGCAGATCTCCATGCTGCGGCGCGAGCTCAACGGCCTGGTCGGCGCCTGGCACCACCGCACCGGCAAGCCGCACGGCGTCATCCACACCGAACTGCGCAAGAGCTGCGGCGGCCCGCCGGCCGCCCTGGCCACGGCCGCGGAGATCCAGGAGCGCATCGACACCATCCGCGCCTGGGCCATCGCCCGCGGCTAG
- a CDS encoding dihydrofolate reductase family protein has translation MVLRHSLSLDGYGAVAPGVPEDVLVEYDEDEEFIAYMGDLLGRAGVHAMGSKTYGDMAGYWPYRTGPEADAMNRIPKVVFSRRPIETPWDTTTVCSGDLATEIGDLKERGVGPIMVHGGVRFAQSVVAADLVDEYHLMVGPVAYGAGGPLFTTFTRLKLVDVKSFPRGNLALTYVRPDAG, from the coding sequence GTGGTTCTCCGGCACAGTCTGTCCCTCGACGGCTACGGCGCGGTGGCGCCCGGCGTACCAGAGGACGTCCTCGTCGAGTACGACGAGGACGAGGAATTCATCGCCTACATGGGCGACCTGCTCGGCCGGGCCGGGGTGCACGCGATGGGCTCGAAGACGTACGGGGACATGGCGGGCTACTGGCCGTACCGGACCGGGCCCGAGGCGGACGCGATGAACCGGATCCCGAAGGTCGTCTTCTCCCGCCGGCCGATCGAGACCCCGTGGGACACCACGACCGTCTGCTCCGGTGACCTGGCCACCGAGATCGGCGATCTGAAGGAGCGGGGTGTCGGGCCGATCATGGTGCATGGCGGGGTCCGGTTCGCCCAGTCGGTGGTCGCGGCCGACCTCGTCGACGAGTATCACCTGATGGTCGGGCCGGTCGCGTACGGCGCCGGTGGTCCGCTGTTCACCACGTTCACCAGGCTGAAGCTGGTCGACGTGAAGTCCTTCCCGCGCGGCAATCTCGCGCTGACATACGTCCGTCCCGACGCCGGGTGA